A window of Cryptomeria japonica chromosome 3, Sugi_1.0, whole genome shotgun sequence contains these coding sequences:
- the LOC131074350 gene encoding polygalacturonase 1 beta-like protein 1, with the protein MAGTTILKLGLCGSIFCLMMHLLLAGDESALSVWEDELHGLRMPSEMARFMSPLNHEETLLLADGFATKGLQAIADENSLCKRAGLVCEKTQTSKLDPCDARKPYKKRRLLDLVQDGFVTGCPQTVMPNDVEGKQLHSNFFRVKEIITVGEKLLFPDFHDDAVNENVSFLPHKIAQNIPFQTQQVLNIVEAFHIPSTGSELLIKKMASTLKVCEAPPSSIETKRCVISIEFMAEFLSSVIGGSNHKQNVEVVEGIVSTKKLSKRVVTVKGAKLLAPSSIKHVACHSMLFPFKVYYCHYVKSTNMYLVALKDEQSGIEQNVVAECHMDTKPYPAESLALLDLKLKPGEGEFCHWVPSDTLLFIEKVLNSSDNAILFE; encoded by the exons ATGGCTGGAACTACCATTCTCAAGCTTGGGCTCTGTGGAAGCATATTCTGTCTGATGATGCATCTTCTTCTG GCTGGTGATGAGTCAGCGTTGTCTGTATGGGAAGATGAACTCCATGGGCTAAGGATGCCCAGCGAAATGGCTCGCTTTATGTCTCCCTTAAACCATGAGGAGACTTTGTTGCTTGCAGATGGGTTTGCAACAAAAGGCCTGCAAGCTATTGCGGATGAAAATAGTTTGTGCAAAAGAGCAGGGCTTGTATGTGAAAAAACTCAGACATCAAAGTTGGATCCATGCGATGCAAGGAAACCATACAAGAAAAGAAGGCTACTAGACCTTGTACAAGATGGTTTTGTGACTGGTTGCCCACAAACAGTAATGCCAAATGACGTGGAGGGGAAGCAATTACACAGTAATTTCTTCCGAGTAAAAGAAATCATTACAGTTGGGGAAAAGCTGTTATTTCCTGATTTTCATGACGATGCTGTCAATGAGAATGTGTCCTTTCTCCCACATAAAATTGCCCAAAACATTCCTTTCCAAACCCAACAAGTGTTGAACATAGTAGAGGCCTTTCACATTCCATCCACCGGATCGGAGCTTCTCATAAAGAAAATGGCTTCAACTCTTAAGGTATGTGAAGCACCTCCTTCTAGCATAGAGACCAAAAGATGTGTTATTTCTATAGAGTTTATGGCAGAGTTTCTGTCCAGTGTCATTGGTGGGTCCAACCATAAGCAGAATGTTGAAGTGGTGGAGGGCATTGTCTCAACCAAAAAACTCTCCAAACGTGTGGTTACAGTAAAGGGTGCAAAACTCTTGGCTCCATCCTCAATCAAACATGTGGCTTGTCACTCTATGTTATTTCCTTTTAAAGTTTATTACTGTCATTATGTGAAGAGTACAAATATGTATTTGGTAGCATTGAAGGATGAGCAAAGTGGAATTGAGCAGAATGTGGTTGCTGAATGTCATATGGATACTAAACCTTATCCTGCTGAAAGCCTGGCGCTGCTCGACCTCAAACTAAAACCAGGAGAGGGCGAATTTTGTCACTGGGTACCTAGCGATACTCTTCTTTTCATCGAGAAGGTTTTAAATTCAAGTGATAATGCTATCCTATTTGAATAA